The Danaus plexippus chromosome 20, MEX_DaPlex, whole genome shotgun sequence sequence CCTCCGCACAAGAACTACCATCACCACCTTATCAGGTAATAGAACGCTACGTATAACTTACAGCTTCTCAGCTTTTGataacagaatattataaaagttatatataatgaggaggcaattaaaaatatgttactatgttgttttaataatacctttttttttcacagaCCTGAGTCACTACGTCCAGCCATAGTGAGTCCACCGGTGGGGGGCGTGGCCACTAGTGTCATAAGAGTCTCCCCCGCCCCCACCCATCACTATCAGGTTTAAATCAATACTGAACTTTGATATACCAACAAACAATGGGtccatattaaacaaattcacTCGCAGGTAGATAATCGCAACGGACAAAATATTCAATCGAGCCAACCGAATATGATGGGACTACAAACGACGCCATACAACATACAGAGCAACATGCCATCCAATCTGAACGCGCCCACGACGATGCAATCGTCACTAAACTTCCCTACCATTATAAACAATCTGaatcaaaaatttcaaacgtACGCCAGTTCAGTGCGACCGACCAAAATAGAGGATTCGTTACACAACGTGGTTGTCCACCGCATGCCCAGCAACGGCACGGACTCGGACTACAGGAACAAAGCCTACCGCAGGAACGGTATACAGGAGCAGTTCAGGCGAGACGCGGATATGTCACCGCCTTTGAATAACTATGAAAATTTTCTGAATAGAAGAGTCTCGGATTACGATGAGGAGGACCACTCGGTCCCTCAGCCAGATAGCGGCCACTTAGAACTGTCCGAGGCTCGCTTGATAGACGACAAGAGGATCGTCAAGCCGGCGCCGCTACCTGGCCGGTACATCTCACTGGTCGACGACACCAAGGACACGCTGCGGAAACTGTACGTCATACCGCAGAACACCATCGACAAGAAGATAGTACTCATCAAGAACGAACCCACAGACATACAGGTATACCCTACCCTACCGTACCGTACGCATAATAATGTCGATATCATACTAAACGTCTTTAATATGTTGTTAGATAGAACACAAGCCGCAGTCGCAGCAGCTGAACAGCAGCGACCAGGACATGGAGCATCGCAGCACGGACAACGGGGACACTGTGAGTTGATAaatcaatcaaattatattcttgCTTCATAACCAAAATACTCACAGTCATGTGACAGGCGGGGTGCATGGATAACTGTTGACGCTTCGTATCTAGTTTGACGATCTCAACTCGGACTAAGTACATGGTCCAAATTGcactgataaaattataaacgtttcaatttatttgtaaagtgagattaaagaaaataaaacattatttatttataaaagtaatagttattttgttttcagggTAATAAGCTCAACAACAGCGCCGTTATAGTACATCCAAGTCAACTACTGCCGGTGTTGCCGCCGCCTTCCTCGGCtattataggtatatttaaattaattgacaatgaaataaagaattagaaattttacttacaaaaaacaatatttatctattaaaacatatatatattacacaatgaatcaaaaatagtttttattattaaaaaaacaaaaagtataataacagTAACGAGACCAATTGAATTAAACTTATCTCAGGAACTATCGATTGGTTGAAAAATCCTTCTTCATGGTTGCCATACTTATCTTACTTACGCTATAATGATATTAGAGTCtacaaagtaaatttaaatttaatctctcAGTTTCATCTAATGTTCAGTGAACTTAAaggatattttcaaattatatttatattatagtgtcATCCAGCGGTGTGCCCAGCGTGTTCTCTTGGCAGTCACTGGTGCCTCTGCTAAGAGCGGCGTCTCCCCCGGCAGTGCCGCACTCGCCACGCACGCCACACACGCCGCACACGCCCCACACGCCGCACACGCCACACACGCCACATACACCACACACGCCACACGTCAAGACAGAGGATATCAAGACTGAGAATGGTATGTCACTAATATAATTAGATAGAATtcgttaaattttacattgagTCCAAGTTATATTGGTCAGAGAAGAAAGCTTTTTAACGTGTTTCGATGGCAACCTTACAACATAACGTCAGTTAGCTATCCAAAGCATGTATCAATTAAGACTAGGGCCAATTTCCAAAGAtctcaatacatatatattaagttgacTAAGTTAATGCTATATACCAGATGGTACAACATCGATGTGCACGGATGAGGACGACGAGGTGTTTGAATGCGAGGACTCCAGCAACACCGACAGCAGCAGACGGACGAACAGCGCGGCCTCCATGAACACACAGGCCGCGGGGCAGGAGAAGGTACCGCTTGATGATATAAACAACGACTCATTTTGTGATGATAGGGATTTATCAAACTGAATTTAGTTTAAACACCTGAATAACTATggctataattaaaattctgcGTAAATTCATTTAGATCACGGCATAacagttgttttattatgtcaCGCTACCAAAacgatagatgtcgctaccGGTCGTTTTTACTATGTCTATTACTTTAAGGaacttttatacatttttctctttaatgtaataatgacCACGCAGACAAGTAacgagttaaaattaataaatatgtatattacacCGGTGCTGAGGAAATTAATTTCCAGAAATCTGTTTATTCTATGACAGCCTAGGATTGCTTTACAATTTGCATAAGTTACTTGtaattatatgtaagtttagtttctataaaataaatctttatgaCAAAGTTATacacttatatgtatatttaagcaTTTTTAACTTTACTATAGAGCAGTGAAGTACTTCgtgtaaatacaattataatataaaaattaataagagtTATGTCATAATGTATTATCTTCGGCAGAAGGAGCGTCGCATCCGCCGCCCGATGAACGCTTTCATGATATTTTCCAAGCGCCACCGCCAGATAGTCCACCAGCTGCACCCCAACCAGGACAACAGGACCGTCAGCAAGATACTGGGAGAGTGGTGGTACTCGCTCAAGCCCGACGAGAAGAAGAAATACAACGAACTGGCCAGCGAGGTGAGGGAGTAGGGGAAAGTGGTGGGGGCTGGGAAACTGAGCGAGTGGCTTATTATTAATGATCGACAGGTGAAAGAGGCTCACTTCAAAGCGCATCCGGAGTGGAAGTGGTGTAATAAGGATCGCCGTAAGTCATCGAGCAGCAGAGATCCTACGGGCTCTACGCCGCAGGTTAGACGCctcgttattatataatataataatatagtgtaTAAAGCGCTTGTTCAGCGCTGTTAAGTTCAACCTTCTATTACTAATATGGAGatgaattttaacaaattgtctTAGACACATAAAGGATTCTTCAAAAGATATCATATTAtgaacctaaaaaaaatataagaatttataatactcataatgagatttaaaacGTTCGttactattcatttaaattaaactaatattttcggatatctATGTACTACGCttcattttatcattttaaaactactactcccgacgtttcggttactttgcatcaaagacgggagtatgtagttttaagataataaaataaagcgtagtaatccgactacattactttcatttataatacgcatataaatattttataactttatttatgtgtaataACAAAAGCTAGCATTGTTAtcttaaactaatataaatcaCTTAACTATTACTATTGTCACTCGATCGACAACttaacgattttatttttcagagtCCTCGAACTCCATCCGAGGGGCCAAATCCCATGATGGCCAGTGCGGACATGTCTGTGAACTCacagacatacacacacatcGGCTCGCCGCAGCTCAGCGACGACGAGCCTATGGTgagaattttgatttttttttttaatattaaaaacattactttctcattaaataatacttttatttagtaCAAACGAGAATAACTCAAGTTTTTGGATGTTattgagattaaaaaatacaattatatatgtattataatccAGTCTTCACAAATCACATACAAATTTTCAtgcacatatatttatataacaataacttattaatgtCATTATCAATTACAGCAAATTAGTCAAACAGTAGAAGAACCGTCGGCGCCGGCGCAGAACATCGAGATCGATCTCAAATGTGGCGAGAAAGTGACGGACTCGGACTCCGAGGGGATCGACACGAGAGAGTATCTCACGCATCATGACACGAGGCGGCCAAAACCTATTAAAGCTAGGTACACATCGATGAAACTCCAAATTAGGCTGAGAACATATAATCCACTatgactttttatattttttttaacatttagtgCCTTCAAGGTaactatatgttataataatttatatttaaatgattttcatttcatcAGTATCCAAATAATAAACCAATAGGCCAACCAAAACCAATTTGTCTTCCCTTGTATTccgattaaatatattaaaagtagatATTACTAaagttttacttatatttatatgtaattaattttgcctaatatttatttaaattatgtatatgttaatatataatgtattaatcaTTTCTGTCCAGGGCGGGATCGTCTGATAATCTGTTGGGTATAACAGCGTCCAGTCCGGGAGGCTTCAAGGTGTTCCAGCCGACGGGAGGAGCGTTTAAATCAACGCATGCTGATAGCGGTATGTCTTGTATGAAAACAGTATTACGATGCGAATAATGTACACGGCAGCCttattaagaaattacttaattaaatagataacACCGTATGTATTTGTTATCGTTTGATGTAAGCTATGTAaaactttttgattttttgCTTCATTGAGAAATAAAGACACGTGTAGGAAACAATCTTGTTATatctatttacatatatatattttctttaagataTTTGTACTCGTGTATACATAGACTGTCCTATGTTAAGAAGTATATAACATTTCACTGTTGTAATTCATGTtcctatattaattatatttgtgttctgttatttatgatgaacaaattcatttttaggataaaaacttaaataaaattggccTTTATTCGAGCCTATCTCAGCagagaattttatttgttacttatCATGTTGGTTGTAATATCTCACAGACTTAACAACGGTTAGACCTCCAAATTTAagtagaaaactttttttttaaagtcaatcgtttaaaaatgtgtttcaaAATGGAATCACAGGGATCTGtcgaacaattttaatatatactattttaaccACAGGTGATAACCATAGACAATGGACGGCGTTTACATCGGTAAATAAACCGAACATCAATCAGGATCTGAATTCGCCTCACCCTAACACTCAGAGCCTAACGAACAGCGTCCAGGGTATATCGATAAGCGCTCCGAATCTATCGACACAGGCGGCCCTAGACAACGCGATCGCATCGATAATAAGTCCCACCACTAGTGGTGTGCAAGTTATATCCAGTGGGATATCGATGCCGCATACTATCTCCCAGTCGCAGGCTCCAACGTCCACCACTACAGCCCTGACGAATACTTTGTTGAAGAGTGTCACATTGGTGAAACGAAACATTGGAGACAATACTGCGggttagttaatattttgcatattttatcAACGACCTCTAATATACTGTTTCTTAGAGCTGAgccaatttatataaagtattcgCTATATTCTACCTACACGTAAGCAATCTTTGCTGCCTTGACAGGTTCATGCTATAAATCAAATTCACACATGTTTATATCTGAAAGCATATACATTTGtaccttaaattaattttcagttcCAATAACCCTGTCAGTTGATACATCCGGCAACATAGTTATAAAGGCGAGTCAAGCGAGCGACTCCCCCGCTACCAGCGACTCTCAGCCTCTACATTACGTACAACTACAAAGACTATATGTGTCATCGGTCAATActggtaaatatattatatgcgaAGTAAACgacattttcatataacaaatttaatccgatttgaagtattttatagtccttaatgaaatatcttgttgtttaaatttaagaaatcaaattatattttgacttCATTGACACTGGAATAGGTCATTATAGGTATTAAATGAATTCTTATATTTGTGATAACACTTAACAATgtgtatgttatttttctcagtattttttttctatttggtCATTTTTCAACAGCAGAATCGGAACCAGCTAAGACACCCGTCCCGAACCCTCAAACCGGTCCATCTGTTATAGTGTCACAAAGTAACAACCACATATCACCCAGTAACGCGTAAGTTGAATGTTAACTTTAAGtagttaggtagagagaggaggttggacggtggaggtgagcgtttaatgcgCGTCATATAGGACCCCTTGGACCTAGCAACCAACCAACACTGTTggagctcctctccctgcaacgcgatggacccattgaatccattgaatgctgagaagtttcgtctcgtACACAAAGcaaatagcataaaaaaaaatatggtccttatttaataacattaaatattggacttgcattaaaattctatttaaaaattacatctctacatgtatatgtatgtctgtgtgtctaaaaatgtatgtacatgtgtatatttacatatacatttcatttaatacatttacatttttgttcAGGTACGTTTTAAGTGTGTACTAAgccataatgagatctaagattttcgcgagtattcatttaaatgaaactagtattattcggatttactacgcggattttattatttaaaaactacataatcccgacgtttcggttactttgcagcaaccgtgatcacgggcagacgaggtgtgaatgtctgtcagttggtccttgttatttatcatctaccgccatcgatttcttaattttctggcgtaccgctctggatgccggcagaatgcgctcacggtgtcttgaggtcctgcggtgtggtttcggacatgggattttatatttttaagaacggggtcccaggtgtttgataggttccagccatcttctctattgaaattgggatgttttttatgtcatacattggacagacgaagaggagcatcggtacaagggttaaggaacacatctcagacatcaaacacaggcgcgcgtcgaagtcagcagtgtgtgaacacacaatggacaaaccaggccactacattcgttttgataaacctcaaatcctcgctcgggaagacaagtatataccgagattaattcgcgaggctattgaaattaaaaaacatcccaatttcaatagagaagatggctggaacctatcaaacacctgggaccccgttcttaaaaatataaaatcccatgtccgaaaccacaccgcaggacctcaagacgcCGTGATCTCATTCTgtcggcatccagagcggtacgccagaaaattaagaaatcgatggcggtagatgataaataacaaggaccaactgacagacattcacacctcgtctgcccgtgatcacggttgctgcaaagtaaccgaaacgtcgggattatgtagtttttaaataataaaatccgcgtagtaaatccgaataatactagtttcatttaagtgtaCTAagccatttaaattataaaatgtgaagtaaaaatgtataaaatagtaaGTAAATGTCtacaattaaaagtaaatattatttttgttatagaacAATGGAACCGATGGAAACCTGGGATACTCCGATGTATGAGGCCCGGCCATTCCCTCTGGCACCCACACCGGCGCAATTGGGACGGGCGCCACTACAGAAGAGACTCAGTAGAGGTATGTAGAGAGTCTGTAGAAAGGTCATTGATAATTGGATGAGAAAAATTATCACAAGAGACCCCTTTAGCGAGTATATCCTTAAAGATGATAgatttgtgtaaaataaagtaatttcaaGACATTTCTGAGTTATCTGCTGTAcccttataacaaaattacattaaaaaaaatacatagccACTCTAGTTTCTC is a genomic window containing:
- the LOC116774008 gene encoding protein capicua homolog isoform X4, with the translated sequence MQRQAGGASSAQSPRAVYRTHASHIYDIDDQIPASVISSVGTVSLSQSTTNPTSNTTMASRGNTISNNNTPQTQAPVRNLPKKRKFDPSELEEIERNCVNSIAERNSLNIPTAVTNSMDYTSSYQPIAQPSVVPRSSPHDTKQYIQYPNIDLSEWRDHRVLAKHRGLYLPGVIRQADGCKVTVELDGQDIEPIEYSDLFGVNRYDVISDASPQLSHLPVGSACVFKTTDPARDGGHNVFVEGQVFEVNNSPIRIRVKVIEGDTCKEVVEVKRADIRLRQPPWADELEDAGSHAPAVPHMRQQCVSVPYSMGDHFATSSPMPGASHVSVGALSAGSRPFDDYGSDDDLPSENIMFPTDASHMDCNNSKRSSLQSRGSTSSLVEGSLTPRSQPPTPRSQAATPHKYKKGDVVSTPTGIRKKFNGKQWRRLCSKNGCGKESQRRGYCSRHLSQGGVNRSSNTPLTQGSTHTPQQRSSSKSLSSNGTGVEGDDTSRESDTTPPNYRVTGRFDQDETEAANMLVSLGSSRSGSPGASPVSGSPVLRGNVFVPISSPQPPLNNPPHKNYHHHLIRPESLRPAIVSPPVGGVATSVIRVSPAPTHHYQVDNRNGQNIQSSQPNMMGLQTTPYNIQSNMPSNLNAPTTMQSSLNFPTIINNLNQKFQTYASSVRPTKIEDSLHNVVVHRMPSNGTDSDYRNKAYRRNGIQEQFRRDADMSPPLNNYENFLNRRVSDYDEEDHSVPQPDSGHLELSEARLIDDKRIVKPAPLPGRYISLVDDTKDTLRKLYVIPQNTIDKKIVLIKNEPTDIQIEHKPQSQQLNSSDQDMEHRSTDNGDTGNKLNNSAVIVHPSQLLPVLPPPSSAIIVSSSGVPSVFSWQSLVPLLRAASPPAVPHSPRTPHTPHTPHTPHTPHTPHTPHTPHVKTEDIKTENDGTTSMCTDEDDEVFECEDSSNTDSSRRTNSAASMNTQAAGQEKKERRIRRPMNAFMIFSKRHRQIVHQLHPNQDNRTVSKILGEWWYSLKPDEKKKYNELASEVKEAHFKAHPEWKWCNKDRRKSSSSRDPTGSTPQSPRTPSEGPNPMMASADMSVNSQTYTHIGSPQLSDDEPMQISQTVEEPSAPAQNIEIDLKCGEKVTDSDSEGIDTREYLTHHDTRRPKPIKARAGSSDNLLGITASSPGGFKVFQPTGGAFKSTHADSGDNHRQWTAFTSVNKPNINQDLNSPHPNTQSLTNSVQGISISAPNLSTQAALDNAIASIISPTTSGVQVISSGISMPHTISQSQAPTSTTTALTNTLLKSVTLVKRNIGDNTAVPITLSVDTSGNIVIKASQASDSPATSDSQPLHYVQLQRLYVSSVNTESEPAKTPVPNPQTGPSVIVSQSNNHISPSNATMEPMETWDTPMYEARPFPLAPTPAQLGRAPLQKRLSRGTSTGSTGSNEATIPRSESGPTTPLDVGEVGVHSPKKENLPSPSLKKSLFKKGNEDGRDKVLETVNFSEKFNTLPQFKPEACSPSAMAVPRSPQLYLRKKHHKISMEEDQTVVTPQIENEIMNGNGMPTPHSYGTPHSTTKLVGTTFFGPDFNPENFRVPCSEASEEMSPRTPCSARGEAGHRRVLEQRRHLVMKLFHDHGMFPSTQATTHFQAAHADIFPSKGSLQLKIREVRQKLMAQSNLTPHSDLNTPTNVNSPIVSSLLPTSTAS
- the LOC116774008 gene encoding protein capicua homolog isoform X1 — encoded protein: MQRQAGGASSAQSPRAVYRTHASHIYDIDDQIPASVISSVGTVSLSQSTTNPTSNTTMASRGNTISNNNTPQTQAPVRNLPKKRKFDPSELEEIERNCVNSIAERNSLNIPTAVTNSMDYTSSYQPIAQPSVVPRSSPHDTKQYIQYPNIDLSEWRDHRVLAKHRGLYLPGVIRQADGCKVTVELDGQDIEPIEYSDLFGVNRYDVISDASPQLSHLPVGSACVFKTTDPARDGGHNVFVEGQVFEVNNSPIRIRVKVIEGDTCKEVVEVKRADIRLRQPPWADELEDAGSHAPAVPHMRQQCVSVPYSMGDHFATSSPMPGASHVSVGALSAGSRPFDDYGSDDDLPSENIMFPTDASHMDCNNSKRSSLQSRGSTSSLVEGSLTPRSQPPTPSSFCRSQAATPHKYKKGDVVSTPTGIRKKFNGKQWRRLCSKNGCGKESQRRGYCSRHLSQGGVNRSSNTPLTQGSTHTPQQRSSSKSLSSNGTGVEGDDTSRESDTTPPNYRVTGRFDQDETEAANMLVSLGSSRSGSPGASPVSGSPVLRGNVFVPISSPQPPLNNPPHKNYHHHLIRPESLRPAIVSPPVGGVATSVIRVSPAPTHHYQVDNRNGQNIQSSQPNMMGLQTTPYNIQSNMPSNLNAPTTMQSSLNFPTIINNLNQKFQTYASSVRPTKIEDSLHNVVVHRMPSNGTDSDYRNKAYRRNGIQEQFRRDADMSPPLNNYENFLNRRVSDYDEEDHSVPQPDSGHLELSEARLIDDKRIVKPAPLPGRYISLVDDTKDTLRKLYVIPQNTIDKKIVLIKNEPTDIQIEHKPQSQQLNSSDQDMEHRSTDNGDTGNKLNNSAVIVHPSQLLPVLPPPSSAIIVSSSGVPSVFSWQSLVPLLRAASPPAVPHSPRTPHTPHTPHTPHTPHTPHTPHTPHVKTEDIKTENDGTTSMCTDEDDEVFECEDSSNTDSSRRTNSAASMNTQAAGQEKKERRIRRPMNAFMIFSKRHRQIVHQLHPNQDNRTVSKILGEWWYSLKPDEKKKYNELASEVKEAHFKAHPEWKWCNKDRRKSSSSRDPTGSTPQSPRTPSEGPNPMMASADMSVNSQTYTHIGSPQLSDDEPMQISQTVEEPSAPAQNIEIDLKCGEKVTDSDSEGIDTREYLTHHDTRRPKPIKARAGSSDNLLGITASSPGGFKVFQPTGGAFKSTHADSGDNHRQWTAFTSVNKPNINQDLNSPHPNTQSLTNSVQGISISAPNLSTQAALDNAIASIISPTTSGVQVISSGISMPHTISQSQAPTSTTTALTNTLLKSVTLVKRNIGDNTAVPITLSVDTSGNIVIKASQASDSPATSDSQPLHYVQLQRLYVSSVNTAESEPAKTPVPNPQTGPSVIVSQSNNHISPSNATMEPMETWDTPMYEARPFPLAPTPAQLGRAPLQKRLSRGTSTGSTGSNEATIPRSESGPTTPLDVGEVGVHSPKKENLPSPSLKKSLFKKGNEDGRDKVLETVNFSEKFNTLPQFKPEACSPSAMAVPRSPQLYLRKKHHKISMEEDQTVVTPQIENEIMNGNGMPTPHSYGTPHSTTKLVGTTFFGPDFNPENFRVPCSEASEEMSPRTPCSARGEAGHRRVLEQRRHLVMKLFHDHGMFPSTQATTHFQAAHADIFPSKGSLQLKIREVRQKLMAQSNLTPHSDLNTPTNVNSPIVSSLLPTSTAS
- the LOC116774008 gene encoding protein capicua homolog isoform X3, whose amino-acid sequence is MQRQAGGASSAQSPRAVYRTHASHIYDIDDQIPASVISSVGTVSLSQSTTNPTSNTTMASRGNTISNNNTPQTQAPVRNLPKKRKFDPSELEEIERNCVNSIAERNSLNIPTAVTNSMDYTSSYQPIAQPSVVPRSSPHDTKQYIQYPNIDLSEWRDHRVLAKHRGLYLPGVIRQADGCKVTVELDGQDIEPIEYSDLFGVNRYDVISDASPQLSHLPVGSACVFKTTDPARDGGHNVFVEGQVFEVNNSPIRIRVKVIEGDTCKEVVEVKRADIRLRQPPWADELEDAGSHAPAVPHMRQQCVSVPYSMGDHFATSSPMPGASHVSVGALSAGSRPFDDYGSDDDLPSENIMFPTDASHMDCNNSKRSSLQSRGSTSSLVEGSLTPRSQPPTPRSQAATPHKYKKGDVVSTPTGIRKKFNGKQWRRLCSKNGCGKESQRRGYCSRHLSQGGVNRSSNTPLTQGSTHTPQQRSSSKSLSSNGTGVEGDDTSRESDTTPPNYRVTGRFDQDETEAANMLVSLGSSRSGSPGASPVSGSPVLRGNVFVPISSPQPPLNNPPHKNYHHHLIRPESLRPAIVSPPVGGVATSVIRVSPAPTHHYQVDNRNGQNIQSSQPNMMGLQTTPYNIQSNMPSNLNAPTTMQSSLNFPTIINNLNQKFQTYASSVRPTKIEDSLHNVVVHRMPSNGTDSDYRNKAYRRNGIQEQFRRDADMSPPLNNYENFLNRRVSDYDEEDHSVPQPDSGHLELSEARLIDDKRIVKPAPLPGRYISLVDDTKDTLRKLYVIPQNTIDKKIVLIKNEPTDIQIEHKPQSQQLNSSDQDMEHRSTDNGDTGNKLNNSAVIVHPSQLLPVLPPPSSAIIVSSSGVPSVFSWQSLVPLLRAASPPAVPHSPRTPHTPHTPHTPHTPHTPHTPHTPHVKTEDIKTENDGTTSMCTDEDDEVFECEDSSNTDSSRRTNSAASMNTQAAGQEKKERRIRRPMNAFMIFSKRHRQIVHQLHPNQDNRTVSKILGEWWYSLKPDEKKKYNELASEVKEAHFKAHPEWKWCNKDRRKSSSSRDPTGSTPQSPRTPSEGPNPMMASADMSVNSQTYTHIGSPQLSDDEPMQISQTVEEPSAPAQNIEIDLKCGEKVTDSDSEGIDTREYLTHHDTRRPKPIKARAGSSDNLLGITASSPGGFKVFQPTGGAFKSTHADSGDNHRQWTAFTSVNKPNINQDLNSPHPNTQSLTNSVQGISISAPNLSTQAALDNAIASIISPTTSGVQVISSGISMPHTISQSQAPTSTTTALTNTLLKSVTLVKRNIGDNTAVPITLSVDTSGNIVIKASQASDSPATSDSQPLHYVQLQRLYVSSVNTAESEPAKTPVPNPQTGPSVIVSQSNNHISPSNATMEPMETWDTPMYEARPFPLAPTPAQLGRAPLQKRLSRGTSTGSTGSNEATIPRSESGPTTPLDVGEVGVHSPKKENLPSPSLKKSLFKKGNEDGRDKVLETVNFSEKFNTLPQFKPEACSPSAMAVPRSPQLYLRKKHHKISMEEDQTVVTPQIENEIMNGNGMPTPHSYGTPHSTTKLVGTTFFGPDFNPENFRVPCSEASEEMSPRTPCSARGEAGHRRVLEQRRHLVMKLFHDHGMFPSTQATTHFQAAHADIFPSKGSLQLKIREVRQKLMAQSNLTPHSDLNTPTNVNSPIVSSLLPTSTAS
- the LOC116774008 gene encoding protein capicua homolog isoform X2, which gives rise to MQRQAGGASSAQSPRAVYRTHASHIYDIDDQIPASVISSVGTVSLSQSTTNPTSNTTMASRGNTISNNNTPQTQAPVRNLPKKRKFDPSELEEIERNCVNSIAERNSLNIPTAVTNSMDYTSSYQPIAQPSVVPRSSPHDTKQYIQYPNIDLSEWRDHRVLAKHRGLYLPGVIRQADGCKVTVELDGQDIEPIEYSDLFGVNRYDVISDASPQLSHLPVGSACVFKTTDPARDGGHNVFVEGQVFEVNNSPIRIRVKVIEGDTCKEVVEVKRADIRLRQPPWADELEDAGSHAPAVPHMRQQCVSVPYSMGDHFATSSPMPGASHVSVGALSAGSRPFDDYGSDDDLPSENIMFPTDASHMDCNNSKRSSLQSRGSTSSLVEGSLTPRSQPPTPSSFCRSQAATPHKYKKGDVVSTPTGIRKKFNGKQWRRLCSKNGCGKESQRRGYCSRHLSQGGVNRSSNTPLTQGSTHTPQQRSSSKSLSSNGTGVEGDDTSRESDTTPPNYRVTGRFDQDETEAANMLVSLGSSRSGSPGASPVSGSPVLRGNVFVPISSPQPPLNNPPHKNYHHHLIRPESLRPAIVSPPVGGVATSVIRVSPAPTHHYQVDNRNGQNIQSSQPNMMGLQTTPYNIQSNMPSNLNAPTTMQSSLNFPTIINNLNQKFQTYASSVRPTKIEDSLHNVVVHRMPSNGTDSDYRNKAYRRNGIQEQFRRDADMSPPLNNYENFLNRRVSDYDEEDHSVPQPDSGHLELSEARLIDDKRIVKPAPLPGRYISLVDDTKDTLRKLYVIPQNTIDKKIVLIKNEPTDIQIEHKPQSQQLNSSDQDMEHRSTDNGDTGNKLNNSAVIVHPSQLLPVLPPPSSAIIVSSSGVPSVFSWQSLVPLLRAASPPAVPHSPRTPHTPHTPHTPHTPHTPHTPHTPHVKTEDIKTENDGTTSMCTDEDDEVFECEDSSNTDSSRRTNSAASMNTQAAGQEKKERRIRRPMNAFMIFSKRHRQIVHQLHPNQDNRTVSKILGEWWYSLKPDEKKKYNELASEVKEAHFKAHPEWKWCNKDRRKSSSSRDPTGSTPQSPRTPSEGPNPMMASADMSVNSQTYTHIGSPQLSDDEPMQISQTVEEPSAPAQNIEIDLKCGEKVTDSDSEGIDTREYLTHHDTRRPKPIKARAGSSDNLLGITASSPGGFKVFQPTGGAFKSTHADSGDNHRQWTAFTSVNKPNINQDLNSPHPNTQSLTNSVQGISISAPNLSTQAALDNAIASIISPTTSGVQVISSGISMPHTISQSQAPTSTTTALTNTLLKSVTLVKRNIGDNTAVPITLSVDTSGNIVIKASQASDSPATSDSQPLHYVQLQRLYVSSVNTESEPAKTPVPNPQTGPSVIVSQSNNHISPSNATMEPMETWDTPMYEARPFPLAPTPAQLGRAPLQKRLSRGTSTGSTGSNEATIPRSESGPTTPLDVGEVGVHSPKKENLPSPSLKKSLFKKGNEDGRDKVLETVNFSEKFNTLPQFKPEACSPSAMAVPRSPQLYLRKKHHKISMEEDQTVVTPQIENEIMNGNGMPTPHSYGTPHSTTKLVGTTFFGPDFNPENFRVPCSEASEEMSPRTPCSARGEAGHRRVLEQRRHLVMKLFHDHGMFPSTQATTHFQAAHADIFPSKGSLQLKIREVRQKLMAQSNLTPHSDLNTPTNVNSPIVSSLLPTSTAS